From one Pseudomonas sp. B21-048 genomic stretch:
- a CDS encoding DUF5801 repeats-in-toxin domain-containing protein, which translates to MRNLWRFAIVATKGQRSGLDDRIFREYIMAITTGTVTLDETTGKQNNDLGVGELSGIAVPAPLTSILEDALNEGATEQVPDPATTTVALSGYTLADPDGTEILDFTGLGTTPITDVKFSQDADGDPFDGSVTAKYRTADQVEHDLLTSDGYKIYLYSSGISNDAVIGRKATAGGLTDPDGDVVFVAYLDTNTITGVPATEELDAGATGAKVYLVELEPLQHPDTTNPDDAVTISNLYVTVDQFSHFSIEGAPSGQNLFLMFGDGTPGVDDNGDPANEVSIVVTATNPVNQSGPNQDPLVTSDDLSITTGGTISTSQGGGGTTIGHTNQMVDPGEALAFTFVTNVGTANNDVIVPNLSENEADVETNIKFTGLHTTTGATFTVVQLQQDKAATLTISASLADFAPAGAYIDELKLFDDGFVNINYVKVSLQKQVGNDIVPVIDPGDPNDPNDDKPVFTEFDSTDSGIPDPITGVTVTFNANGTVTLAGVQALDVIEYHTGDASGDLSHSRVVIANTAVNPGNQSHIDAAFDIGQFALRSSVSGTESFAGLVFEDDGPTASAALDAGAVSHDETTGNDGDANDVTGPLAAFAAVTTVSTDMTAAYAQGTASVISSSASVGGADGLASTAYSLNVASAGVDSGLDTTEGNNILLTKEGALVVGRISGGADNGEAAFAVAIDASTGVLSVVQYHSIKHPTGGTSHDESLAINNAALLAVATVTDGDGDTNAASVGIGARVSFQDDGPTASAALSTGAVSHDETTGNDGDANDVTGPLAAFAAVTTVSTDMTAAYAQGTASVINSSASVGGADGLASTAYSLNVASAGVDSGLDTTEGNNILLTKEGALVVGRISGGADNGEAAFAVAIDASTGVLSIVQYHSIKHPTGGTSHDESLAINNAALLAVATVTDGDGDTNAASVGIGARVSFQDDGPTASAALSTGAVSHDETTGNDGDANDVTGPLAAFAAVTTVSTDMTAAYAQGTASVISSSASVGGADGLASTAYSLNVASAGVDSGLDTTEGNNILLTKEGALVVGRISGGADNGEAAFAVAIDASTGVLSIVQYHSIKHPTGGTSHDESLAINNAALLAVATVTDGDGDTNAASVGIGARVSFQDDGPATSANDTVRLDDDVLTGNPGGTGDDVNSENVSGTLGRAFGQDGAGTVAYLTSGAPLGFSYVTDGTNLLVMQGTITVLTLTIVAATGEYSVVQNNPILHAPGQDENNQTFTINYRVTDGDGDTADGTLGINVDDDTPVVTAKSNLVYANANNPTPGGTGVFAYDIGADDRLGTTYSTTNTDFSVSLTGVSVGANAITNKSVVWSSENDTSAVFNVAFTYVSNNPNQGDLTNATGTLTFNKVADTYTLSLTHEIESFSILRTSTAQGFTGYAIGGTTPINQQPPVSVAKLADDFFVQFTGFAEAGGGTGADNIKAGGDNAFTPNELFSAATSWVSVSGTAAGVAGDTLQKGEVMDLDFFTANPLGITTTAPTETSKGIYLKFDGIGSEDLVIVLKLVNSDDQHITRAIIVDSEDIILKTASTSANNYHPIANPAAYGITLDQNDGAVIIESNDYNFGDDNYLIEGLQVLVSTEGVTGSGYNLNGNVGVSGASTGAMLTFGDEAGEGGKSNPLETGEAGSWDSDVVKIVDMGFVSSSTPDAHLTFDVKVTDADGDSTGTQTLDVSIAGGKTFTGGANVDTFSFIGLDSDTDVVLSAVTTVISGGFISGVDKLDFTAAGSGTNYTEVLAPVANLAAFTAAADTALDGSTDYYFGVVGGDGYLAFDGDGSGITNIIQLVGVTNIASTDIV; encoded by the coding sequence ATGCGCAATCTCTGGCGCTTCGCCATAGTTGCGACCAAAGGTCAACGGTCAGGCCTCGATGACCGGATTTTTCGGGAGTACATTATGGCTATCACCACTGGAACAGTGACGCTCGACGAGACGACGGGTAAACAAAACAATGACTTGGGCGTCGGTGAATTAAGTGGTATCGCGGTACCAGCCCCCTTGACCTCAATTCTTGAGGATGCGCTGAACGAGGGCGCAACGGAGCAGGTGCCGGACCCGGCAACCACCACCGTCGCACTGAGTGGCTACACTCTCGCTGATCCAGACGGGACCGAAATTCTTGACTTCACTGGACTGGGTACTACGCCCATTACCGATGTCAAGTTCAGTCAGGACGCGGACGGCGACCCGTTCGATGGCAGCGTCACGGCGAAGTACCGCACTGCCGACCAGGTGGAGCACGACCTGCTGACCAGTGACGGCTACAAAATCTACCTCTACTCCTCAGGCATCAGCAATGACGCCGTCATCGGACGCAAGGCCACCGCTGGCGGCTTGACCGATCCGGACGGCGACGTCGTCTTCGTCGCCTACCTGGACACCAACACCATCACTGGCGTTCCAGCCACGGAAGAACTCGATGCCGGCGCCACGGGCGCCAAGGTCTATCTGGTGGAGTTGGAGCCGCTTCAACACCCGGACACTACCAACCCCGACGACGCCGTGACGATTTCCAACCTCTACGTCACGGTCGACCAATTCAGCCACTTCTCGATCGAAGGCGCGCCCTCCGGCCAGAACCTGTTCCTGATGTTCGGTGATGGCACGCCTGGCGTTGATGACAATGGCGATCCGGCCAATGAAGTGTCGATCGTCGTCACCGCCACCAATCCCGTGAATCAGTCCGGTCCGAACCAGGATCCGCTGGTTACGAGTGACGACCTCAGCATCACGACCGGCGGCACCATCAGTACCAGCCAGGGCGGCGGTGGCACCACCATTGGTCACACTAACCAGATGGTCGATCCCGGCGAAGCCTTGGCCTTCACCTTTGTGACCAATGTGGGCACTGCAAATAATGACGTTATCGTTCCCAACCTGAGCGAGAACGAGGCCGACGTTGAGACCAACATCAAGTTCACCGGCCTTCACACCACGACCGGCGCCACCTTTACCGTTGTCCAGTTGCAGCAGGACAAGGCCGCCACGCTGACGATCAGCGCGAGCCTGGCCGACTTTGCCCCGGCGGGAGCCTACATCGACGAACTGAAGCTGTTTGACGATGGGTTCGTCAACATCAACTATGTCAAGGTCAGCCTCCAGAAACAGGTCGGCAACGACATCGTGCCGGTGATCGATCCGGGGGATCCGAATGATCCGAATGACGACAAACCCGTGTTCACCGAATTTGACTCTACTGACTCCGGCATCCCGGACCCTATTACCGGTGTCACCGTCACTTTCAATGCCAACGGCACCGTGACCCTGGCGGGTGTCCAAGCGCTCGATGTGATCGAGTACCACACCGGCGACGCCAGCGGCGACCTCTCCCACAGCCGCGTGGTGATCGCGAACACGGCCGTTAACCCCGGCAACCAGTCGCACATTGATGCCGCTTTCGACATTGGCCAGTTCGCCCTGCGTAGCTCCGTCTCCGGGACCGAGTCGTTCGCGGGGTTGGTGTTCGAGGACGATGGGCCGACGGCCTCGGCGGCGCTGGATGCCGGCGCGGTCAGTCACGACGAGACGACTGGCAACGACGGCGATGCCAACGACGTTACCGGCCCGCTTGCCGCGTTTGCAGCCGTTACCACCGTCAGTACCGACATGACTGCGGCTTACGCCCAGGGCACGGCCTCGGTGATCAGCTCCAGCGCCAGCGTCGGCGGCGCGGACGGCCTGGCCAGCACCGCCTACTCGCTGAACGTGGCGAGCGCGGGCGTTGACTCCGGTCTGGACACGACGGAAGGCAACAATATCCTGCTGACCAAGGAAGGCGCGCTGGTGGTCGGACGCATCTCCGGCGGCGCCGATAACGGCGAAGCTGCCTTCGCCGTGGCGATCGACGCCAGCACTGGCGTGCTCAGCGTCGTCCAGTACCACTCGATCAAGCACCCTACCGGCGGCACCAGCCACGACGAGTCGCTCGCCATCAATAATGCCGCGCTGCTCGCGGTGGCCACCGTTACCGACGGCGACGGCGACACCAACGCCGCCTCGGTCGGCATCGGCGCCCGCGTCTCCTTTCAGGACGATGGGCCAACAGCCTCGGCGGCGCTGAGTACTGGCGCGGTCAGTCACGACGAGACGACTGGCAACGACGGCGATGCCAACGACGTTACCGGCCCGCTTGCCGCGTTTGCAGCCGTTACCACCGTCAGTACCGACATGACTGCGGCTTACGCCCAGGGCACGGCCTCGGTGATCAACTCCAGCGCCAGCGTCGGCGGCGCGGACGGCCTGGCCAGCACCGCCTACTCGCTGAACGTGGCGAGCGCGGGCGTTGACTCCGGTCTGGACACGACGGAAGGCAACAATATCCTGCTGACCAAGGAAGGCGCGCTGGTGGTCGGACGCATCTCCGGCGGCGCCGATAACGGCGAAGCTGCCTTCGCCGTGGCGATCGATGCCAGCACTGGCGTGCTCAGCATCGTCCAGTACCACTCGATCAAGCACCCCACTGGCGGCACCAGCCACGACGAGTCGCTCGCCATCAATAATGCCGCGCTGCTCGCGGTGGCCACCGTTACCGACGGCGACGGCGACACCAACGCCGCCTCGGTCGGCATCGGCGCCCGCGTCTCCTTTCAGGACGATGGGCCAACAGCCTCGGCGGCGCTGAGTACTGGCGCGGTCAGTCACGACGAGACGACTGGCAACGACGGCGATGCCAACGACGTTACCGGCCCGCTTGCCGCGTTTGCAGCCGTTACCACCGTCAGTACCGACATGACTGCGGCTTACGCCCAGGGCACGGCCTCGGTGATCAGCTCCAGCGCCAGCGTCGGCGGCGCGGACGGCCTGGCCAGCACCGCCTACTCGCTGAACGTGGCGAGCGCGGGCGTTGACTCCGGTCTGGACACGACGGAAGGCAACAATATCCTGCTGACCAAGGAAGGCGCGCTGGTGGTCGGACGCATCTCCGGCGGCGCCGATAACGGCGAAGCTGCCTTCGCCGTGGCGATCGATGCCAGCACTGGCGTGCTCAGCATCGTCCAGTACCACTCGATCAAGCACCCCACTGGCGGCACCAGCCACGACGAGTCGCTCGCCATCAATAATGCCGCGCTGCTCGCGGTGGCCACCGTTACCGACGGCGACGGCGACACCAACGCCGCCTCGGTCGGCATCGGCGCCCGCGTCTCCTTTCAGGACGATGGACCGGCAACTTCAGCCAACGACACGGTGCGGCTCGACGACGATGTGCTCACGGGTAATCCTGGCGGCACGGGCGACGATGTAAACTCGGAAAACGTGAGCGGCACTCTGGGACGCGCCTTTGGGCAGGACGGGGCTGGCACGGTGGCCTATCTGACCAGCGGAGCGCCCTTAGGCTTCAGCTATGTGACTGATGGCACCAATCTGTTGGTCATGCAAGGCACGATTACGGTGCTGACGCTGACGATCGTCGCGGCGACAGGCGAATACTCGGTGGTGCAAAACAACCCGATCCTCCATGCGCCGGGCCAGGACGAGAACAACCAGACGTTCACCATCAACTACCGGGTGACTGATGGTGATGGCGATACGGCCGATGGCACGCTGGGAATCAACGTCGATGACGACACTCCGGTCGTAACGGCCAAGTCGAACCTGGTCTACGCGAACGCCAATAATCCGACCCCCGGTGGCACCGGTGTCTTTGCCTATGACATCGGCGCGGACGATCGGTTGGGAACAACCTACAGCACCACGAACACCGACTTCTCCGTGAGCCTGACGGGTGTCTCGGTGGGAGCGAACGCCATTACCAACAAGTCGGTGGTCTGGTCCTCGGAGAATGACACGAGCGCGGTGTTCAACGTTGCCTTTACCTATGTGTCCAACAATCCGAATCAGGGCGACCTCACCAATGCAACCGGTACCCTGACCTTTAACAAGGTGGCCGACACTTACACGCTAAGCCTGACCCACGAGATTGAAAGTTTCAGCATCCTGAGGACGTCGACCGCGCAGGGCTTTACCGGCTATGCGATCGGCGGCACAACGCCGATCAACCAGCAACCGCCGGTCTCGGTGGCCAAACTGGCCGACGATTTCTTCGTGCAGTTCACTGGATTCGCCGAGGCAGGCGGCGGAACCGGAGCAGATAATATCAAGGCGGGTGGCGACAACGCCTTCACCCCCAACGAGCTGTTCTCTGCAGCGACGTCCTGGGTGAGTGTTTCCGGGACTGCAGCAGGTGTGGCCGGTGATACGCTCCAGAAAGGCGAGGTGATGGATCTGGACTTCTTCACGGCCAATCCACTCGGGATCACCACCACAGCGCCCACAGAAACGAGCAAGGGGATTTACCTCAAGTTCGACGGCATCGGCAGCGAGGACCTGGTGATTGTGCTGAAGCTGGTCAATTCTGATGACCAACATATCACCCGGGCGATCATTGTCGATAGCGAAGACATCATCCTGAAAACCGCCTCGACTTCTGCCAATAACTATCATCCGATTGCGAATCCCGCCGCCTACGGGATTACTCTGGATCAGAACGACGGCGCGGTAATCATCGAGAGCAATGACTACAACTTTGGCGACGACAACTACTTGATCGAGGGCTTGCAGGTGCTGGTTTCGACCGAGGGTGTTACCGGGAGCGGGTACAACCTCAATGGCAATGTCGGCGTCAGCGGGGCAAGCACCGGTGCCATGTTGACGTTCGGGGATGAGGCTGGCGAGGGCGGCAAGAGCAACCCCCTGGAGACCGGCGAGGCAGGCTCATGGGACAGCGACGTCGTCAAGATCGTCGACATGGGCTTTGTGAGCTCGTCGACACCGGACGCCCACCTGACCTTCGATGTGAAGGTGACGGATGCGGACGGTGATTCAACCGGCACCCAGACGTTGGACGTGTCCATCGCCGGCGGCAAGACCTTTACCGGTGGGGCGAATGTGGACACCTTCAGCTTTATCGGCTTGGATTCCGATACCGATGTGGTGCTGTCCGCGGTGACAACCGTGATCTCCGGCGGCTTCATCTCCGGCGTCGACAAGTTGGACTTCACGGCGGCGGGTTCGGGTACGAACTACACAGAAGTGCTGGCACCGGTCGCCAACCTGGCGGCATTCACCGCTGCCGCCGATACCGCACTGGACGGCTCGACGGACTACTACTTCGGCGTCGTTGGAGGCGACGGCTACCTGGCATTCGACGGCGACGGCAGTGGTATCACCAACATCATCCAGTTAGTCGGTGTGACCAACATCGCAAGCACTGACATTGTCTGA
- a CDS encoding DUF5801 repeats-in-toxin domain-containing protein: MAIGITGVDVTLDETAGLQNLTATPDPVGDADDNDILVSSLPLPFSDRLTTLGAGTATDAALSGYTGAGGDTGSDAFTVTDGATITDISFVDIAGAPLNGVDSGLDTLDGTSILLYTDTNNNILLGRAGSATGAIVFAAYIEETGSPVSGGKIWTVEYQPLKHPDMTNPDDSLNLLDKVYVGTSQDLEFSLAGVPSGANLFLMFTKANPTVVDVGGVLRITDPTIIATGKDPADESSGANINTGDTIITSQAANPTTFGTNNQMITEQDGIRFSFVTGARQDVTIPNLSQTEADVESNIDFTDVVNAKKASFDVVQLQGGKSAVVKISAFSTAAEPGVNFINGYANDTPVAITNVRVFNSAGVVIDNSDGSVNDLAIGITFSGGVATVTGVLAGYQIEYTTTSDHNRVLVENGAALDARGNTHADFDIGGFTLLQTAVTTAEIGSKIIFEDDGPALAFGNLIGTGSVLPQTGFWSSSAGADGLDANGLDISLVNDQFTLVRPDNTTITGTGTLLEQSPSPDGNGTYYFAGTLTGDFDNNDTTADTDVDYTLTAFANGSYVLDLVQGFSSTVVLSTADGSLAAGGPDPVRTLLIPDTNDPTIPSASEEVVFFSAKALASTTDILTGIGLGAPDPTEAELQTNPLPAYIDPRAMNVSTSGIGVANNVLQGDNLVAIGATDESFVINPETLLTGMKVFIDNSVAGYNTATEDLYYRIYYEDGTTSNLIEVNTLTPEAGGQVSFLIEQEGTALIDAVQLTMGRGDIKIPVIQFIQETESLASDIQLTFNATVTDRDGDSASSTFDANLFANDLVGAFDYTLVGTGGERDAFNVDLSFDENLYQVTGFDAGANLRDTLVLNGDQTAGVQIDTSGADSIVTVTETGGQVTTITLVGVDLLTSDIVIGSV; this comes from the coding sequence ATGGCTATCGGAATCACCGGCGTGGACGTTACGCTGGACGAAACGGCCGGGTTACAGAACCTCACTGCCACTCCAGACCCTGTGGGAGACGCTGACGACAACGACATTCTGGTGTCGTCCCTGCCCTTGCCCTTCTCTGACCGTTTGACCACACTTGGCGCAGGTACCGCCACGGATGCGGCCTTGAGTGGCTATACCGGTGCCGGGGGCGACACGGGCAGCGATGCGTTCACCGTCACCGACGGAGCAACCATTACCGATATCAGCTTCGTCGACATTGCTGGCGCACCGCTCAATGGCGTGGACAGCGGACTGGACACCCTCGATGGCACCAGCATCCTTCTCTATACGGACACGAACAACAACATTCTCCTGGGCCGAGCCGGGAGCGCAACCGGCGCGATCGTGTTCGCGGCCTATATCGAAGAAACCGGATCACCGGTCTCGGGCGGCAAGATCTGGACTGTGGAGTACCAACCGCTCAAGCATCCAGACATGACGAACCCCGATGATTCGCTCAATCTGCTGGATAAGGTATACGTCGGAACCAGTCAGGACCTGGAATTCAGTCTGGCCGGCGTGCCCTCCGGTGCGAACCTCTTCCTGATGTTCACGAAGGCGAACCCGACAGTTGTCGACGTCGGTGGTGTGTTGCGGATCACGGACCCCACCATCATAGCCACCGGTAAGGACCCCGCAGACGAGTCAAGCGGCGCCAATATAAACACTGGCGACACGATCATTACCAGCCAGGCGGCTAACCCGACCACCTTCGGCACCAACAATCAGATGATTACGGAACAGGATGGCATCCGCTTTTCGTTCGTCACCGGTGCCAGGCAGGATGTGACCATTCCCAACCTTAGTCAGACCGAAGCAGATGTTGAGTCCAACATCGACTTTACCGACGTCGTCAATGCGAAAAAGGCCAGCTTCGACGTCGTGCAGTTGCAAGGCGGCAAGAGTGCTGTGGTAAAAATCAGCGCATTCAGCACTGCCGCTGAACCTGGCGTGAACTTCATCAACGGCTATGCGAACGATACGCCGGTTGCCATCACCAACGTTCGCGTCTTCAACAGCGCCGGGGTGGTGATCGATAATTCAGACGGATCGGTGAATGATCTGGCCATTGGCATCACCTTTTCTGGTGGGGTTGCAACCGTCACCGGCGTTTTGGCCGGCTACCAGATTGAATACACCACAACCTCGGATCACAACCGCGTGCTCGTCGAGAACGGGGCGGCCCTCGACGCCAGGGGCAATACCCACGCCGATTTTGATATCGGTGGTTTCACGCTGCTCCAAACTGCTGTTACGACCGCCGAAATCGGCTCCAAGATCATCTTCGAAGATGACGGCCCAGCACTCGCCTTTGGCAACCTGATCGGGACCGGTAGCGTCCTGCCGCAAACTGGCTTCTGGAGTAGTTCGGCCGGCGCCGATGGGCTGGATGCGAACGGTCTGGATATCTCGTTGGTGAATGACCAATTCACCCTCGTCAGGCCAGACAACACGACCATCACCGGGACCGGCACGCTCCTTGAGCAGTCACCCTCACCGGACGGCAATGGCACGTACTATTTTGCAGGGACATTGACTGGCGATTTCGACAACAACGACACAACGGCGGATACCGACGTCGATTACACGCTGACCGCCTTTGCCAATGGCAGCTATGTATTGGATCTGGTGCAAGGCTTCAGTTCGACGGTCGTGCTCAGCACTGCCGATGGCTCGCTCGCTGCCGGCGGTCCGGACCCGGTGCGCACATTGTTAATTCCAGATACGAATGACCCGACTATTCCTTCGGCATCTGAGGAGGTTGTGTTCTTTTCCGCGAAGGCGCTTGCGTCGACTACGGACATCCTGACCGGTATCGGGCTTGGAGCACCCGACCCCACCGAAGCCGAACTACAGACCAACCCCCTGCCCGCGTACATCGACCCGAGGGCCATGAACGTCAGCACGTCCGGTATCGGCGTCGCCAATAACGTCCTCCAGGGAGACAATCTGGTGGCAATCGGCGCTACCGATGAAAGTTTCGTCATCAATCCGGAGACCCTGCTGACGGGGATGAAGGTTTTCATCGACAACTCCGTGGCGGGTTACAACACAGCGACCGAGGACCTGTATTACAGGATCTACTACGAGGATGGCACGACTTCGAATCTCATTGAGGTGAATACCCTGACTCCAGAGGCCGGCGGACAAGTGTCCTTCCTCATTGAGCAGGAAGGTACGGCGCTGATCGACGCTGTTCAGCTCACGATGGGCCGAGGCGACATCAAGATCCCGGTGATCCAGTTCATTCAGGAGACCGAGAGCCTGGCCAGCGATATTCAGCTGACGTTCAACGCGACGGTGACGGACAGGGATGGGGACTCGGCATCAAGTACGTTTGACGCCAACCTGTTCGCCAACGACTTGGTCGGCGCCTTCGACTACACGCTGGTGGGTACGGGCGGTGAGCGGGATGCCTTCAACGTCGACTTGTCATTCGATGAGAACCTGTATCAGGTCACCGGCTTCGATGCGGGCGCAAACCTGCGAGACACCCTGGTGCTCAACGGCGACCAGACTGCCGGTGTCCAGATCGACACCAGCGGCGCAGACAGCATCGTCACGGTTACCGAAACGGGCGGACAAGTCACGACCATCACCTTGGTCGGGGTCGATCTTCTGACTAGCGACATCGTTATCGGCAGCGTCTGA